The proteins below are encoded in one region of Streptomyces roseirectus:
- a CDS encoding aspartate kinase, producing the protein MTSAVDVLVQKFGGTSLQTLDRVRRAALRVSAARHAGRAVAVVVSARGSRTDDLLRLAADVGAAGPSRELDQLLAVGESESAALMALALGGLGVPAISLTGHQAGVRTTDRHGDALITGIGAGRVRSALAAGQVAVVTGFQGTARTGDVATLGRGGSDTTAVALAARLNASVCEIYTDVDGVFSADPRVLPAARRLPWIAPGVMAELAFAGARVLHTRCIELAAMEGVEVHVRNASTQAPGTTVVDRQDAGPLETRRAVVAVSHDTDVARVLVHCRGVRRDLAPDVFEVLAAQGTVVDLVARSGPHESEFRMGFTIRRSQAGPVREALHELAAGFGGGVHLDESVGKVSVVGMGLLSRPEYTARLMSALAAAGIPTSWISTSQMRLSVVVPRERVVDAVETLHRAFGLDRPAPAGVPSATNPGRSATA; encoded by the coding sequence GTGACATCGGCTGTGGACGTACTGGTCCAGAAGTTCGGCGGTACCTCCCTCCAGACGCTCGACCGCGTCCGCCGCGCCGCCCTGCGCGTCTCGGCGGCGCGGCACGCCGGACGGGCGGTGGCCGTGGTGGTCTCGGCGCGCGGCAGCCGTACCGACGACCTGCTGCGGCTGGCCGCCGACGTCGGCGCCGCCGGCCCGTCCCGCGAACTGGACCAGCTCCTGGCCGTGGGCGAGTCCGAGTCGGCGGCGCTGATGGCCCTCGCCCTGGGCGGGCTGGGCGTGCCGGCGATCTCCCTGACCGGGCACCAGGCCGGGGTGCGCACCACCGACCGGCACGGCGACGCCCTCATCACCGGCATCGGCGCCGGCCGGGTGCGGTCGGCGCTGGCCGCCGGCCAGGTCGCCGTCGTCACCGGCTTCCAGGGCACGGCCCGCACCGGGGACGTCGCCACGCTCGGCCGCGGCGGCTCCGACACGACCGCGGTGGCCCTCGCGGCACGGCTGAACGCGTCGGTGTGCGAGATCTACACCGACGTCGACGGCGTCTTCAGCGCCGATCCGCGCGTCCTGCCCGCCGCCCGCCGCCTGCCGTGGATCGCCCCCGGCGTGATGGCCGAACTGGCTTTCGCGGGCGCCCGGGTGCTGCACACCCGCTGTATCGAACTGGCCGCCATGGAAGGGGTCGAGGTGCACGTCCGCAACGCGTCGACGCAGGCACCGGGCACGACCGTCGTCGACCGGCAGGACGCCGGACCGCTGGAGACCCGGCGGGCCGTCGTGGCGGTGAGCCACGACACCGACGTCGCCCGGGTGCTGGTGCACTGCCGGGGAGTCCGCCGGGACCTGGCTCCCGACGTCTTCGAGGTGCTGGCCGCCCAGGGGACGGTGGTGGACCTGGTCGCCCGGTCGGGGCCGCACGAGAGCGAGTTCCGCATGGGGTTCACCATCCGCCGCAGCCAGGCCGGACCCGTCCGGGAGGCGCTGCACGAGCTGGCGGCCGGCTTCGGCGGCGGCGTGCACCTCGACGAGAGCGTCGGCAAGGTGTCGGTGGTCGGGATGGGCCTGCTCAGCCGGCCCGAGTACACCGCCCGGCTGATGTCCGCGCTGGCGGCGGCCGGGATCCCGACGAGCTGGATCTCCACCTCGCAGATGCGGCTGTCCGTGGTCGTGCCGCGCGAACGCGTCGTCGACGCCGTCGAGACCCTGCACCGCGCGTTCGGCCTCGACCGGCCCGCGCCGGCCGGCGTCCCCTCCGCGACGAACCCCGGTCGTTCCGCGACCGCCTGA